A genomic region of Janthinobacterium lividum contains the following coding sequences:
- a CDS encoding head GIN domain-containing protein, with protein sequence MRTLLALCCAVVLGGCAIVINPNDGEVRYAESGGNAIQGNGQASRDVRQVGNITALDIDNMKRIDIKIDVRVGPAASLVIEADNNLQPLIHSDVNGNTLRIWSDTNIRSSNGIHVIYTTPQLKKINISGSGRLVVSGLNGDDFSLEQRGSMKSELSGSVGRFDVANNGSGNINAAALASGNTDAVQNGSGSIQLGNVRGERINVAVNGSGSISASGTVQRLDANVNGSGDINLASLRSDVAYLASNGSGDIDVTVQHEVNARASGSGRITVHGDPARRTLSGKRVSIVR encoded by the coding sequence ATGCGTACCTTGCTGGCCCTGTGCTGTGCCGTTGTCCTCGGCGGTTGCGCCATCGTCATCAACCCCAACGACGGCGAAGTGCGCTATGCCGAATCGGGCGGCAATGCCATCCAGGGCAACGGGCAAGCAAGCCGCGACGTGCGCCAGGTCGGCAACATCACCGCGCTCGACATCGACAACATGAAGCGCATCGATATCAAGATCGACGTGCGCGTCGGCCCGGCGGCATCGCTGGTGATCGAAGCGGACAACAATCTGCAACCGTTGATCCACAGCGACGTGAACGGCAACACCCTGCGCATCTGGAGCGATACGAACATTCGCAGCAGCAATGGTATCCACGTCATCTATACGACGCCACAATTAAAGAAGATCAACATCTCCGGCTCGGGCCGCCTGGTGGTCAGTGGCCTGAATGGCGACGATTTCAGCCTGGAGCAGCGCGGTTCGATGAAAAGCGAACTGTCGGGTAGCGTGGGACGCTTCGACGTGGCCAACAATGGTTCCGGCAACATCAACGCGGCGGCCCTCGCCAGCGGCAACACGGACGCGGTGCAGAACGGCTCGGGCAGCATCCAGCTGGGCAACGTGCGCGGCGAACGCATCAACGTGGCCGTCAATGGCTCGGGCAGCATCAGCGCCAGCGGCACCGTGCAGCGTCTCGATGCCAACGTGAATGGCTCGGGCGATATCAACCTGGCGTCGCTGCGCAGCGACGTTGCCTATCTGGCGAGCAACGGTTCCGGCGACATCGACGTCACCGTCCAGCATGAAGTCAATGCCCGCGCCAGCGGTTCCGGCCGCATCACCGTGCATGGCGATCCTGCCCGCCGCACCCTGTCGGGCAAGCGCGTCAGCATCGTGCGTTAA
- a CDS encoding LysR family transcriptional regulator, translating into METKWLEDFISLAETHNFSRSAALRHVTQPAFSRRIQSLENWLGIDLVDRTSYPTRLTPAGAVFYEQALEMLGQINGVRALLRGKRAATQTSVDFAVPHTLSLTFMPKWLTALEEGFAPINSRLMALNVHDAVLQLVDGGCDLLLCYHHPRQPVQLDPGRYDMLVMGRETLRAYARCGQDKVPDFVLPGSAKEPLPFLSYTSNAYLGRMVELLVADAKAPLFLETCYETDMAEGLKMMALEGRGIAFLPESAVMRDVKYKHLARADGGAPGWEIELEIRLYRERPSSLRPGKQIVESLWQYLVQAQDGKARGSKRRKRATEATQS; encoded by the coding sequence ATGGAAACCAAATGGCTGGAAGACTTCATCTCGCTCGCTGAAACGCATAATTTCAGCCGTTCCGCGGCCCTGCGCCACGTCACCCAACCGGCCTTTTCGCGGCGCATCCAGTCGCTGGAAAACTGGCTCGGCATCGACCTGGTCGACCGCACCTCGTATCCCACGCGACTGACGCCGGCCGGCGCCGTATTCTACGAGCAGGCGCTGGAAATGCTGGGGCAAATCAACGGCGTGCGCGCCCTGTTGCGCGGCAAGCGCGCGGCCACGCAGACGAGCGTCGATTTCGCCGTGCCGCATACCCTGTCGCTGACCTTCATGCCGAAATGGCTGACGGCGCTGGAAGAAGGTTTTGCGCCAATCAACAGCCGCCTGATGGCGCTGAACGTGCACGACGCCGTGCTGCAGCTGGTCGATGGCGGCTGCGACCTGCTGCTGTGCTATCACCATCCGCGCCAGCCGGTGCAACTGGATCCGGGCCGCTACGACATGCTGGTGATGGGCCGCGAAACCCTGCGCGCGTATGCGCGCTGCGGCCAGGACAAGGTGCCTGACTTCGTCCTGCCCGGCAGCGCCAAGGAGCCGCTGCCCTTCCTCTCCTACACCAGCAACGCCTATCTGGGACGCATGGTGGAATTGCTGGTGGCAGACGCCAAGGCGCCCCTGTTCCTGGAAACCTGCTATGAAACGGACATGGCCGAAGGCTTGAAAATGATGGCGCTGGAAGGCCGCGGCATCGCCTTCCTGCCCGAATCGGCCGTCATGCGCGACGTCAAATACAAACACCTGGCGCGCGCCGACGGCGGCGCGCCAGGCTGGGAAATCGAGCTGGAAATCCGCTTGTACCGCGAACGCCCATCGAGCCTGCGTCCCGGCAAGCAGATCGTCGAAAGCCTGTGGCAATACTTGGTGCAGGCGCAGGACGGCAAGGCGCGCGGCAGCAAGCGCCGCAAACGCGCCACCGAGGCCACCCAGTCCTGA
- a CDS encoding TetR/AcrR family transcriptional regulator, which yields MQAPIDTKPRWERRKDARPQELLAAALDLFVERGFASTRLEDVAKRAGVSKGTLYLYFENKQELFKAVVRDNIVQSIGEAEDSMAASDSSSAELLRKVMMQWWEEFGATKLAGLTKLMLAEANNFPELAQFYNEEVVTRGNGLIVSLLERGMQRGEFRQVDPVLVSTILSAPVTMLMMWTHSFLPCEVKNIDPIAYMDAFIDMSLRSLQVEAPGKS from the coding sequence ATGCAAGCCCCGATTGATACCAAGCCCCGCTGGGAGCGGCGCAAGGATGCCCGCCCGCAGGAACTGCTCGCCGCCGCCCTCGACCTGTTTGTCGAACGGGGCTTCGCATCGACGCGCCTGGAGGATGTGGCCAAGCGGGCCGGCGTGTCGAAAGGCACGCTGTACCTGTACTTTGAGAATAAGCAAGAGCTGTTCAAGGCCGTGGTGCGCGACAATATTGTGCAGTCGATCGGCGAGGCGGAAGACAGCATGGCCGCCTCGGACAGCAGCAGTGCCGAGTTGTTGCGCAAGGTGATGATGCAGTGGTGGGAAGAGTTCGGCGCCACCAAGCTGGCCGGTTTGACCAAGCTGATGCTGGCCGAAGCGAACAATTTCCCGGAACTGGCGCAGTTTTACAACGAAGAAGTCGTTACGCGCGGCAATGGGCTGATCGTCAGCCTGCTGGAACGGGGCATGCAGCGGGGCGAATTCCGCCAGGTCGATCCCGTGCTGGTCAGTACCATCCTCAGCGCGCCCGTCACCATGCTGATGATGTGGACGCATTCCTTCCTGCCGTGCGAGGTCAAGAACATCGATCCGATCGCCTATATGGATGCCTTTATCGACATGAGCTTGCGCAGTCTGCAGGTGGAGGCGCCCGGGAAAAGTTGA
- a CDS encoding DUF5655 domain-containing protein, which produces MSDIKLFKLAHGQAQELQGSASDLEKPLQTLIEANLDTLLSIRFLASEYSTGKTHAGRIDSLGLDENNCPVILEYKRSVGENVINQGLYYLDWLMDHQADFKLLVLDKLGKLASEVIDWSAPRVICIAADFTKFDSHAVQQIGRTIELIRYRRFAEDLLLLESASAGMDPATKKGPAKRQTSVPASLETMAAGPADGGTPKPTGPDRAFVEILAGLSESMRQLLASLEDYTMSLGDDVERKELRLYLAFKRLKNFATVVIHKKNCLVLYLHIDPAPVLHVLPKARDVSAIGHWGTGNLEINISTLAELDAAKPYIFAAYAGRSSVKT; this is translated from the coding sequence ATGAGCGACATTAAACTTTTCAAGTTGGCCCATGGCCAAGCCCAGGAACTGCAAGGTAGCGCATCGGACCTGGAAAAACCATTGCAAACCTTGATTGAGGCAAACCTCGATACTTTGCTAAGCATCCGTTTTCTGGCGAGCGAGTATTCGACCGGAAAGACGCATGCTGGTCGCATCGATTCCCTTGGATTGGATGAGAACAATTGCCCGGTCATTCTTGAATATAAACGGTCGGTTGGCGAAAATGTGATCAATCAAGGTTTGTACTACCTGGATTGGCTGATGGACCATCAGGCAGACTTTAAACTGCTGGTCCTCGACAAGCTAGGCAAGCTGGCATCGGAGGTCATCGATTGGAGCGCGCCGCGGGTGATTTGCATTGCGGCCGACTTTACCAAGTTTGATAGCCATGCCGTCCAGCAAATAGGCCGGACGATCGAACTTATTCGCTATCGCCGATTTGCAGAGGATCTGCTTCTTCTTGAATCCGCAAGCGCCGGCATGGATCCGGCAACAAAGAAAGGCCCCGCCAAGCGCCAGACATCGGTGCCAGCCAGCTTGGAAACAATGGCGGCTGGGCCCGCAGATGGGGGCACGCCCAAGCCGACGGGACCAGACAGGGCATTTGTAGAAATCCTGGCAGGTCTGTCGGAGTCCATGCGTCAGTTGCTGGCCTCGCTAGAGGATTACACGATGTCGTTGGGGGATGACGTTGAGCGTAAGGAGCTGCGCCTGTACTTGGCTTTCAAACGGCTGAAAAACTTTGCGACGGTGGTGATACACAAGAAGAATTGCCTCGTGCTCTATTTGCACATCGACCCGGCGCCCGTCTTGCACGTCCTGCCAAAAGCGCGCGACGTGAGCGCCATCGGGCATTGGGGGACGGGTAATCTGGAGATCAACATCAGCACGCTCGCGGAACTGGATGCTGCAAAGCCGTACATTTTTGCCGCGTATGCAGGTCGGAGTAGCGTGAAAACGTAG
- a CDS encoding undecaprenyl-diphosphate phosphatase, which produces MDLILALKAIIMGLVEGFTEFLPISSTGHLILAGSLLDFTKDVSKEVMDVFEIAIQAGAILAVCWEYRQRIGNVLTTFGSEARSRKFVLNVAIAFLPLAIIGLAIGKMIKHALFKPVPVAMAFIIGGIVILLVERRARTNPVTVRVNSVDEMTPFDALKVGCAQAFALIPGTSRSGSTIIGGMLLGLSRKTATEFSFFLAIPTLLAATFYSLYKARDILSATDVPLFGLGTVSAFISAFLCVRWLLRYISSHDFTFFAWYRIVFGLLVLASAHYGWVVWAE; this is translated from the coding sequence ATGGATCTCATTCTTGCGTTAAAAGCCATCATCATGGGGCTGGTCGAAGGTTTTACCGAATTCTTGCCGATTTCGTCCACGGGACATCTGATCCTGGCCGGCAGCCTGCTCGACTTTACCAAGGATGTATCGAAAGAAGTCATGGATGTCTTCGAGATCGCCATCCAGGCCGGCGCCATCCTGGCCGTGTGCTGGGAATACCGCCAGCGCATCGGCAACGTGCTGACCACCTTCGGCAGCGAAGCGAGGTCGCGCAAGTTCGTGCTGAACGTGGCCATCGCCTTCCTGCCCCTGGCCATCATCGGCCTGGCCATCGGCAAGATGATCAAGCACGCGCTGTTCAAGCCAGTACCGGTCGCCATGGCCTTCATCATCGGCGGCATCGTGATTTTGCTGGTGGAGCGCCGCGCGCGCACCAATCCCGTCACCGTGCGCGTCAACTCGGTCGATGAAATGACGCCGTTCGACGCCTTGAAAGTGGGCTGCGCGCAGGCGTTCGCGCTGATCCCCGGCACCAGCCGTTCCGGCTCGACCATCATCGGCGGCATGCTGCTGGGCTTGTCGCGCAAGACGGCCACCGAATTCTCGTTCTTCCTGGCCATCCCGACCCTGCTGGCGGCCACCTTCTACTCGCTGTATAAAGCGCGCGACATCCTGTCGGCCACCGACGTGCCCCTGTTCGGCCTGGGCACCGTGTCCGCCTTCATCTCCGCCTTCCTATGCGTGCGCTGGCTGCTGCGCTATATCAGCTCGCACGACTTCACGTTTTTTGCCTGGTACCGCATTGTGTTCGGCTTGCTGGTGTTGGCCAGCGCCCACTACGGCTGGGTTGTTTGGGCAGAATAA
- the recQ gene encoding DNA helicase RecQ — MNQDLNQRALHLLQTVFGYPAFRGQQADIVDHVSHGGDALVLMPTGGGKSLCYQIPALLRDGVGVVVSPLIALMQDQVDALAEVGVRAAFLNSTQTYEEASRIERLVRTGGIDVVYVAPERLMTQRCLDLFQASKISLFAIDEAHCVAQWGHDFRPEYIKLSVLHEQFPDVPRIALTATADPQTRAEIALRLQLEDARQFVSSFDRPNIRYQIVEKANGRKQLLDFINTEHAGDCGIVYCLSRKKVEETAEFLNQSGIRALPYHAGMEYAKRSANQARFLREENIVMVATIAFGMGIDKPDVRFVAHLDLPKSIEGYYQETGRAGRDGMAANAWMAYGLQDVVLQRRMIDESEADDTFKRVLGVKLDAMLGLCETLSCRRMRLLEYFGEPASPCGNCDTCLVPPVSFDGTVPVQKLLSAIYRVDQRFAGGHVIDVLRGVESERIKTWHHDSLSVFGIGSDLGEAEWKAILRQAIALGLVSVDHEQYSSLKLTDASRPVLKGGQKVQLRQYQKPVKTSKRSTSVAKGYVETDLSTSEQAIFDKLRWWRVETARTHNVPAYVIFVDATLREIAKAKPTSLEQMRGVSGVGEKKLASYGDEIVAMILEMI; from the coding sequence ATGAATCAAGATCTTAATCAGCGCGCGCTGCACCTGCTGCAAACCGTTTTCGGCTACCCGGCCTTCCGCGGCCAGCAAGCCGACATCGTCGACCACGTCAGCCACGGCGGCGACGCGCTGGTACTGATGCCCACCGGCGGCGGCAAGTCGCTGTGCTACCAGATTCCCGCCCTGCTGCGCGACGGCGTCGGCGTCGTCGTCTCGCCGCTGATCGCGCTGATGCAGGACCAGGTGGATGCTTTGGCCGAAGTCGGCGTGCGCGCCGCCTTCCTCAATTCCACGCAAACCTACGAAGAAGCGAGCCGCATCGAGCGCCTGGTGCGCACGGGCGGCATCGACGTCGTCTACGTGGCGCCCGAGCGCCTGATGACGCAGCGCTGCCTGGACCTGTTCCAGGCCTCGAAGATCTCCCTGTTCGCCATCGACGAGGCGCATTGCGTGGCCCAGTGGGGCCACGACTTCCGCCCCGAATACATCAAGCTGTCGGTGCTGCACGAGCAGTTCCCGGACGTGCCGCGCATTGCGCTCACGGCCACCGCCGACCCGCAGACGCGCGCCGAAATCGCCCTGCGTTTGCAGCTGGAAGACGCGCGCCAGTTCGTCTCGTCCTTCGACCGCCCGAACATCCGCTACCAGATCGTGGAAAAGGCGAATGGCCGCAAGCAGCTGCTCGACTTCATCAACACGGAACACGCGGGCGACTGCGGCATCGTCTACTGCCTGTCGCGCAAGAAAGTCGAGGAAACGGCGGAATTTCTGAACCAGAGCGGCATCCGCGCCCTGCCCTATCATGCGGGCATGGAGTACGCCAAGCGCAGCGCCAACCAGGCGCGCTTCCTGCGCGAAGAAAATATCGTCATGGTCGCCACCATCGCCTTCGGCATGGGCATCGACAAGCCCGACGTGCGCTTCGTGGCGCATCTGGATCTGCCGAAAAGCATCGAGGGCTATTACCAGGAAACGGGGCGCGCGGGCCGCGACGGCATGGCCGCCAACGCCTGGATGGCGTACGGCTTGCAGGACGTCGTGCTGCAGCGGCGCATGATCGACGAATCGGAAGCGGACGACACCTTCAAGCGCGTGCTGGGCGTGAAACTCGACGCCATGCTGGGCCTGTGCGAAACGCTGAGCTGCCGCCGCATGCGCCTGCTCGAATACTTCGGCGAACCGGCTTCGCCGTGCGGCAATTGCGACACGTGTCTGGTGCCGCCCGTGTCCTTCGACGGCACGGTGCCTGTGCAAAAACTGCTGTCGGCCATCTACCGCGTCGACCAGCGCTTCGCCGGCGGGCACGTGATCGACGTGCTGCGCGGCGTGGAATCGGAACGCATCAAGACCTGGCACCACGATTCGCTGTCCGTCTTCGGCATCGGCTCGGACCTGGGCGAGGCGGAGTGGAAAGCTATCCTGCGCCAGGCCATTGCGCTGGGCCTCGTCTCGGTCGACCATGAACAATACAGCTCGCTGAAACTGACGGACGCCTCGCGCCCCGTGCTCAAGGGCGGCCAGAAGGTGCAGCTGCGCCAGTACCAGAAACCGGTGAAGACCAGCAAGCGCAGCACCAGCGTGGCGAAGGGTTATGTCGAGACGGACCTGTCCACCAGCGAACAGGCGATTTTCGACAAGCTGCGCTGGTGGCGCGTGGAGACGGCGCGCACGCACAACGTGCCAGCCTACGTCATTTTTGTCGATGCCACCCTGCGCGAAATCGCCAAGGCCAAGCCCACCTCGCTGGAACAGATGCGCGGCGTGAGCGGCGTGGGCGAGAAAAAACTGGCCTCGTATGGCGACGAAATCGTCGCCATGATCCTGGAGATGATTTGA
- a CDS encoding protein-L-isoaspartate O-methyltransferase family protein, whose protein sequence is MNIEQARFNMIEQQIRPWDVLDIDVLELLNVVKREDFVPAAYKNLAFVDTEIPLGGGECMLTPKLEARILQDVAVKKHENVLEIGTGSGYMAALLAHKARHVTSVEIVPQLKTLAEQTLAANGVTNVTVELGDGAQGWSKGAPYDVIVVSGALAVLPEALLQQVKVGGRILAIIGEAPIMSAHLITRSSDKAYDTRKLFETNVTPLQAVAPSHFQF, encoded by the coding sequence ATGAATATCGAACAAGCCCGCTTCAATATGATCGAACAGCAGATCCGTCCATGGGACGTACTGGATATCGACGTATTGGAGCTGTTGAATGTGGTCAAGCGTGAAGATTTCGTGCCGGCCGCCTATAAAAACCTGGCCTTCGTCGATACCGAAATCCCACTGGGCGGCGGCGAATGCATGTTGACGCCGAAGCTGGAAGCGCGCATTTTGCAAGACGTAGCCGTCAAAAAGCATGAAAATGTACTGGAAATCGGCACCGGCAGCGGCTACATGGCGGCTTTGCTGGCGCACAAGGCGCGTCATGTGACGAGCGTGGAAATCGTTCCCCAATTGAAAACCCTGGCCGAACAGACCCTGGCCGCCAACGGCGTGACGAACGTCACCGTGGAACTGGGCGACGGCGCGCAAGGCTGGAGCAAGGGCGCACCGTATGACGTGATCGTCGTGTCCGGCGCCCTGGCCGTGTTGCCGGAAGCACTGTTGCAACAAGTAAAAGTCGGCGGCCGCATCCTGGCCATCATCGGCGAAGCGCCGATCATGTCGGCGCACCTGATCACGCGCAGCTCGGACAAGGCCTACGACACGCGCAAGCTGTTTGAAACCAATGTCACGCCGCTGCAAGCCGTGGCACCGTCGCATTTCCAGTTCTGA
- a CDS encoding Glu/Leu/Phe/Val family dehydrogenase: MTSKHALPSYLNPEDLGPWGVYLEQIDRVTPYLGNLSRWVETLKRPKRILTVDVPIERDDGTIAHYEGYRVQHNLSRGPGKGGVRFHQDVTLSEVMALSAWMTVKNAAVNVPYGGAKGGIRVDPKTLSRNELQRLTRRYTSEISMIIGPNKDIPAPDVNTNEQVMAWMMDSYAMIGGNMSTGVVTGKPISLGGSLGRRDATGRGVFVVGCDAAAKVGMSLEGAKVIVQGFGNVGGVAARMFAEAGSKVVAVQDHKTTVVHAGGLNIPQLLAHVAEVGSVEGFPGAEAFVPREDFWGIDCDILIPAALEQQITAERAQVIRAKIILEGANGPTLPAADDILTDRGVLIVPDVLANAGGVTVSYFEWAQNFSSFFWTEEEINSRLTRIMREAFDAVWQVSQEKKVSMRTATFILACTRVLQAREVRGLYP; this comes from the coding sequence ATGACCAGCAAGCACGCACTTCCTTCCTACCTGAATCCTGAAGACCTTGGCCCATGGGGCGTCTACCTCGAGCAGATCGACCGCGTTACGCCGTACCTGGGCAACCTGTCGCGCTGGGTGGAAACGCTGAAACGTCCAAAGCGCATCCTGACGGTCGACGTGCCTATCGAGCGCGATGACGGCACCATTGCCCACTACGAAGGCTACCGCGTGCAGCACAATCTGTCGCGCGGTCCAGGCAAGGGCGGCGTGCGCTTCCACCAGGATGTGACCCTGTCGGAAGTGATGGCCCTGTCGGCCTGGATGACGGTCAAGAATGCAGCGGTCAACGTGCCATACGGCGGCGCCAAGGGCGGTATCCGTGTCGATCCGAAGACCCTGTCGCGCAACGAACTGCAACGCCTGACCCGCCGCTACACGAGCGAGATCAGCATGATCATCGGACCAAACAAGGATATCCCGGCGCCGGACGTCAACACGAATGAACAAGTCATGGCGTGGATGATGGACAGCTACGCCATGATCGGCGGCAATATGTCGACCGGCGTGGTGACGGGCAAGCCAATTTCGCTGGGCGGCAGCCTGGGCCGCCGCGATGCGACGGGCCGCGGCGTCTTCGTCGTCGGTTGCGATGCGGCCGCCAAGGTCGGCATGTCGCTCGAAGGCGCGAAAGTCATCGTGCAAGGTTTCGGCAACGTGGGCGGCGTCGCTGCACGCATGTTCGCTGAAGCCGGCTCGAAAGTGGTCGCGGTACAAGACCACAAGACCACCGTGGTGCATGCCGGCGGCTTGAACATCCCACAATTGCTGGCACACGTGGCCGAAGTGGGCAGCGTCGAAGGCTTCCCGGGCGCCGAGGCATTCGTGCCGCGCGAAGATTTCTGGGGCATCGATTGCGACATCCTGATCCCGGCCGCGCTGGAACAGCAGATCACGGCTGAACGCGCACAAGTCATCCGCGCCAAGATCATCCTGGAAGGCGCCAACGGCCCGACCCTGCCGGCAGCGGACGACATCCTGACCGACCGCGGCGTGCTGATCGTGCCGGACGTACTGGCCAACGCCGGCGGCGTAACCGTCAGCTACTTCGAGTGGGCACAGAACTTCTCGAGCTTCTTCTGGACGGAAGAAGAAATCAACAGTCGCCTGACCCGCATCATGCGCGAAGCGTTCGACGCGGTATGGCAAGTGTCGCAAGAGAAGAAAGTGTCGATGCGTACCGCCACCTTCATCCTGGCATGCACACGCGTCCTGCAAGCTCGCGAAGTGCGCGGCCTGTATCCTTAA
- a CDS encoding MFS transporter, with product MHLTGTLQQRATRLVFFAAGLGMAAWAPLVPYAKSRLGLDEATLGILLLCLGAGSLCAMPFTGMLTSRFGCRKVIVGAGLLLTAVLPGLALAATPLQLGLVLLVFGAAMGTFDVAINIQAVIIEKANGGAMMSGFHALFSVGGFAGAACMALLLWLGLTPAWSCVVVMLLLCGVLGAAQGHLLPTASASGEKTPLFVMPHGAVIFIGLLCFIVFLAEGAILDWSALFLTTTRGVEEAKGGLGYAAFAIAMTVGRFTGDKVVSRFGGKQVLTFGGLCAAAGFFLAVLAPHAGLAMLGFVLIGLGAANIVPILFTAAGQQHAMPASLAVAAITTIGYAGILAGPAVIGFVAHATSLNIAFAMLGAALLLVAASARLVAPAKQAA from the coding sequence ATGCATCTCACCGGCACCCTGCAACAACGCGCCACGCGCCTGGTCTTCTTCGCCGCCGGCCTCGGCATGGCCGCCTGGGCCCCGCTGGTTCCCTACGCCAAGTCGCGCCTGGGCCTCGATGAAGCCACCCTCGGCATTTTGCTGCTGTGCCTGGGCGCCGGTTCGCTGTGCGCGATGCCGTTTACAGGCATGCTCACCAGCCGCTTTGGCTGCCGCAAGGTCATCGTCGGCGCCGGCCTGCTGCTGACCGCCGTGCTGCCCGGCCTGGCGCTGGCGGCCACGCCGCTGCAGCTGGGCCTGGTGCTGCTGGTATTCGGCGCGGCCATGGGCACGTTTGACGTGGCCATCAACATCCAGGCCGTGATCATCGAAAAAGCCAACGGGGGCGCCATGATGTCGGGCTTTCATGCCCTGTTCAGCGTGGGCGGCTTCGCCGGCGCGGCCTGCATGGCCCTGCTGCTGTGGCTGGGCCTGACACCGGCCTGGTCCTGCGTGGTGGTGATGCTGCTGCTGTGCGGCGTGCTGGGCGCGGCGCAAGGCCATCTGCTGCCGACGGCGTCCGCCTCCGGCGAAAAGACGCCGCTGTTCGTCATGCCGCATGGCGCCGTCATTTTCATCGGCTTGCTGTGCTTTATCGTCTTCCTGGCCGAAGGCGCCATCCTCGACTGGAGCGCCCTGTTCCTCACCACCACGCGCGGCGTGGAAGAAGCCAAGGGCGGCCTCGGCTACGCCGCCTTCGCCATCGCCATGACGGTGGGCCGGTTTACGGGCGACAAGGTGGTCAGCCGCTTTGGCGGCAAGCAGGTGCTTACTTTCGGCGGCTTGTGCGCAGCGGCAGGCTTCTTCCTGGCCGTGCTGGCGCCGCACGCCGGCCTGGCCATGCTCGGCTTCGTGCTGATCGGCCTGGGCGCGGCGAACATCGTGCCCATCCTGTTCACGGCAGCCGGCCAGCAGCACGCCATGCCGGCCAGCCTGGCGGTGGCGGCCATCACCACCATCGGCTACGCGGGCATCCTGGCCGGCCCGGCCGTCATCGGTTTCGTGGCGCACGCCACCAGCCTGAATATCGCCTTCGCCATGCTGGGCGCCGCCCTGCTGCTGGTGGCGGCCAGCGCGCGCCTGGTGGCGCCGGCAAAACAGGCTGCCTGA
- a CDS encoding DeoR/GlpR family DNA-binding transcription regulator yields the protein MSATLLLKQRHALIQQQLHADGRVLALDLARQLDVSEDTIRRDLREMAAAGLCQRVYGGALPLAPDGGTLSQRKQEAPERKARLAQAAVSLVRAGQVLFLDAGSTNLAIASALPELALTVVTNAPAIAMALMERPEIELIMAGGRVDRRAGASLGPQALRTVERMHPDLCFLGACGADADAGVTAFNYDEAEFKRSIAGASKAVVVAVTSDKLGTAAPFGVLATGLLQHLVLEADADASHVAAFERLGVQVLRARA from the coding sequence ATGTCCGCCACCCTGCTCCTCAAACAACGCCACGCACTGATCCAGCAACAATTGCACGCCGATGGCCGCGTGCTGGCGCTGGATCTGGCCCGCCAGCTCGATGTTTCCGAAGATACGATACGGCGCGACTTGCGCGAGATGGCGGCGGCCGGCCTGTGCCAGCGCGTGTATGGCGGCGCCCTGCCGCTGGCGCCCGATGGCGGCACCTTGAGCCAGCGCAAGCAGGAAGCGCCCGAGCGCAAGGCGCGCCTGGCGCAGGCCGCCGTGTCCCTCGTGCGCGCGGGCCAGGTGCTGTTTCTCGATGCGGGCTCGACCAACCTGGCCATCGCCAGCGCGTTGCCAGAGTTGGCGCTCACTGTCGTCACCAATGCGCCAGCCATTGCCATGGCCCTGATGGAACGCCCGGAAATCGAACTCATCATGGCTGGCGGCAGGGTCGACCGCCGCGCCGGCGCCAGCCTGGGGCCACAGGCCTTGCGCACCGTCGAGCGCATGCATCCCGACCTGTGTTTCCTCGGCGCTTGCGGCGCGGACGCGGACGCGGGCGTGACGGCGTTCAACTACGACGAGGCCGAGTTCAAGCGCAGCATTGCCGGCGCCAGCAAGGCGGTGGTGGTGGCCGTCACCAGCGACAAGCTGGGCACCGCCGCGCCCTTCGGCGTGCTGGCCACGGGCTTGCTGCAGCACCTGGTGCTGGAAGCCGATGCCGACGCTTCCCACGTGGCCGCCTTTGAACGGCTGGGCGTGCAAGTGCTGCGCGCCCGCGCCTGA
- a CDS encoding YkgJ family cysteine cluster protein yields MSPSATLACRPSCGACCTAPSITSPIPGMPDGKPAGVRCIQLADDNRCNIFGKPERPAFCGGLQPSADMCGSSREHAIRWLAELEQATAPHNR; encoded by the coding sequence ATGTCACCATCTGCCACCCTGGCATGCCGCCCCTCGTGTGGCGCCTGCTGCACCGCACCGTCCATCACCAGCCCGATTCCCGGCATGCCGGATGGAAAACCGGCGGGCGTGCGCTGCATCCAGCTGGCTGACGACAACCGTTGCAATATTTTTGGCAAGCCGGAGCGGCCCGCCTTTTGCGGCGGCTTGCAGCCATCGGCAGACATGTGCGGCAGCAGCCGCGAACATGCCATCCGCTGGCTGGCCGAGCTGGAACAGGCAACAGCGCCGCACAACCGATAG